The Flammeovirga pectinis genomic interval CGAGGAAAGATGGTACAAAAGACAACAGCGATTTATTTGATCTAATAGGAAAGACTGTTCAGATTCATGCTAAAATAAAAAAAGGTAAAGACTGGAATTTCTTAGAATTAGATGATAGATCAAAAAAATTAATTATAAATGAACAAGGCTATTCTTATTACCCTATTACAACTACATTACCAACAGAAACTGTTGTCTGTAAACATTAGAAATAATTCAAACCACATAAAAAAGTCCTGCTCAGTATACTGAACAGGACTTTTTAAGTTTAAAGCTAACTCTGTTTTATAAAACACAGATAACTTGATTTCTATATATTTTTACCAATCTGGCTTATTTCTATCGTTCTTATTCGATTTCTTTTTCTTCTGTTGGAAGTACTGCACTTCATTATTTTTAAGTGCATCTAAAATCATTTGAGCTTGGCTAGCAGGCATTTTTATTTCTTCCATACGCTCATTGAACTGTTGTTGTTCCTGTTCCTGTTCGCGTTGCTCTCGTTCCTCTTCCGTCTCTTCTCCTTGTTCGCCCTTTTGCTGATCCTGCTGTTCTTGATCTTGTTGCTCCTGATCTTGTTGATCTTCACCTTTCTGATCTTTATTTTGCTGATCCTGTTGGTCCTGTTGATCTTGCTTATCTTGTTGCTCCTGATCTTGGTCCTCTTTCTCCTGATCTTCCTTATTTTGATCTTTTTCCTGATCTTTATCCTGCTTGTCTTTATCTTGATCTTTTTGATCTTTATTATCGTCTTTATTTTCTTGATCTTGTTGATCCTGCTCATTTTTTTGCTTTAAAAGCATTTCATAATCATAACGAGCAGCTAAATTCTTAGGATCGTGTTTCATTGCTGCCTTTAAGAAAGCAAGAGCAGGTTTTATTTCCTTTGCCTGTGCTTTAATTACACCCAATTGTTGGTTAGCAATTGAGGCAATTTTCTTATTTGCAGAATTTTGAATACTTGCATAGCGCTTTGTTGCATTTTCAGCATCTTCAGATAAAAAGTAGGCATGCCCAAGATCAAGCATTGCTGCATCATCTTGAATACTCATTGAATCTAAAAGGTAAGTATATTCTTCTATTGCGGTTTTATAATCTTCCGCTTTAAAGGCAGATTCAGCTGTAGACTTACGTGCGTTAGCCTTGGCAATCTTCCCTATTCCATTGTTATCAGAATATATATTTAATACGATAAGTAGTGATAAAATCGTATACATAAAGTGTATGTGTTAAAAAATCTTATAGAAATATCCTTTAATACCGAAAGACGTAAAAAACCCGCTCAAAGAGCATTTTTTACGTCTTTCATGAATGATTCATCTATTCTAACTGATTCTTAGCAAACAATCAAGTTTTTTAAACAATCTCGCCATATAAATCAAATGGTTCTGCACTAGTAATCTTGACATTTGCAAAATCACCTAAACGAACATGATTCTTTTCTTCCACAGGTACTAACACTTCGTTATCTACCTCAGGAGAATCATATTCTGTTCTTCCTACAAAATAACCACCTTCAATTTTATCAAATAAAACACGGAATACTTTGCCTACTTTTTCTTGATTAAGCTCAGCAGAAATTTCTTCCTGAATTTGCATAATCTCATCAGCTCTTTCCTGTTTAACATCTTCTGGAATAGTATCTTCCATGTCATCTCCAGCATGTGTATCTTCTTCATGAGAATAAGTAAATACACCAACACGTTCAAAACGCATACGCTCAACAAAGTCTAACATTTCCTCAAACTCTTCTTCTGTTTCACCTGGGTGACCAGTAATTAAAGTTGTACGGATAGCAATGTTAGGAATCTCAGCACGGATATCGTTAATCAATTGCTCTTGTTTTTCTCTAGATGTACCTCTACGCATACGTTTCAACATTTCTGTAGAACCGTGTTGTAATGGAATATCAAGGTAATTAGCAATATTATCACGTTCTTTCATTACATCAATTACATCCATTGGGAAGCCCGTTGGGTAAGCATAATGCAAACGTATCCACTCTAAACCTTCAACATCTGATAAAGCTCTAAGTAAATCTGCTAAACGTCTCTTTTTATAAATATCAAGACCATAATATGTTAAGTCTTGTGCAATAAGAAGTATCTCTTTTACCCCTTTAGCAACCATGTCTTCAGCTTGTTTTACCAAATCTTCTATTGGAGTAGAAACATGTTTCCCTCTCATTAAAGGAATTGCACAGAAAGAACAAGGGCGGTCACAACCTTCTGCAATCTTAAGGTATCCAAAGTGTTTGTCTGTAGTAAGAAGACGCTCACCTAATAATTCTTTTTTATAATCTGCGTTTAAAGCTCTCAACAAGTTTGGCACTTCTCTAGTACCAAAGAATGCATCAACTTCAGGAATCTCGTTTACTAAATCTTCTTTATATCTTTCTGATAAACAACCAGAAACATATACTTTATCAATTAAACCTTCTTTTTTAGCATCTGCATAACGAAGAATCGTTTCAATAGATTCCGTTTTAGCATGCCCAATAAATCCACAAGTGTTGATTAATACTATATTAAACTTATCATCTTCAGCTTCATGAACTACTTCAATGCCATTACCTTTTAACTGTGTCATAATTACCTCAGAGTCTACAATGTTCTTAGAACAACCGAGTGTAATAATATTGACTTTATTTTCTTTAAGTGTCTTGGTTTTCAAGAGATTACTTGTTTCGTGATTTTACTTTACTTCGAACTGCAAAAGTATTGCTTTCCTTTGTGGTTAGCAACCAAAACTTTAAAGAGATGTAAATCATTTGGTAACCTTAAGAAAAAAAGATGTAAAACTCCTCAATTAGTAAGATTTGAGAGGGAAGATCTAATAAAAAATAGATATTTTTGTAAATTAAAGTATTAACTCATGATTCGAAATGACTATTTATTTAAATAGTCTATTATTCCATATATAATATGAAGCTCTTCGAGCAAGATAATAACAAACGTGAAAAAAAAGAGCACATCTCAGAGGCTACCTTTATCCCTGTAATGACTCTTTCTGTAATCGCTATTACTTTCTTAGTAGGCATTTGGTCTATTAAAGAATTGAGCGATTATAAAACTGATGTCGAAAAATTAGAACATGAGTTCACAGAGAAACAAAAAAGTGTTACCATAAATGAAGTAGAAAATGCTTTCAAGTATATCAAGTACTTAGAAAATAACACTGAAAACACTTTAAAAAAGACATTAAAGAATAGAGTTGATGAGGCCTATCATATTGCTTCTAATATCTACGAAAGAAATAAGGGGAGATACAGTAAAAAACAGATTATTAATCTAATTAAAGATTCATTATACCCTATTCGTTTCAATTCAAATAGAGGATATTACTTTATTGATCATATTGATGGGTATTCTGTAATGAATGTAACAGATCCTAAAGCAGAAGGTAAAAGAATATTAGACTATCAAGATGCTAGAGGAAACTTTTTTATTAAAAAAGAATTTGAAATAGCCAAAACTAAAGGGGCTGGTTACTTTGAATATTATTGGCGTAAACCTGGACAAACAGATGCTACTCAATACCCAAAAACATCTTACTTAAGGTACTTTAAAGAGCTTGGATTAATTCTAGGAACAGGGGAATACATGGATAATGTTACCTATGATATGCAACTGAAAGCACTTGAAAGAATGTCTGCTATTCATTTTGGAGAAGATGGTTATTTATTTGTAAACAAAAGAGGTAATCCACTTTTAATGGGATGGAAATTTTTCCAAGAAGAAAAGAAAATTAGTGATAAACAGCTTAGGTCTTTACCTCTAACTACAGAAAAAGGGGATACTACTTACTTCCAAGATATACCATCACATTTAATGAATAAAAATCAGACTGGAGATTTTTATTATTATAATTATAAGAAGCCAACATCCAATGAGGTTACTAAGAAGTTTTCTTACATATTATATTTTAAAGAGTGGGACTGGACAATTGGTGCTGGAGTATATTTAGATGCTTTAGACGATCAAATTGCAGCCAAAAGATCTTTACTCATTAATGAACTTACCACAGAATTATTCCGAATTCTATCATTATCAACACTTCTTATCGCTATTCTTTGGTGGAGATTAAGAAAGGTGGCAACAGGTATTACAAACAATATCCAAGAGTTTGCTACTTTCTTTGATGACGCCTCTAAAGAACATGTGAAGATTAATAAAGATCGTTTAGCTTATGCCGAGTTTGATCATTTAGCCGGTTTAGCAAACAAAATGCTTGATGATAGAGAAACGGATAAGAAAAAAATTATTGAGGCTTATCACGAAATTCAGACCTCAGAAGAAGAGCTTAGACAACAATCTGAAAGTTTGCTTTACACTAATCAAAAATTAGAAGAAGCAATGCAAGAAGTTAAAGCTGCTCAGGTTCGTTTAATTAATTCTGAGAAAATGGCTTCTCTTGGTCAATTAACGGCCGGAATTGCACACGAAATTAATAATCCAATTAACTTTGTATCTTCAAATGTACAACCTCTTAAAGATGATATAGAAGATTTGCTGACGTTATTAAATAGCTGCAATGATCTTACTAAAGAATTTGAGAGTAAAGAAGCTTTTGATAAAAGGGTAAGTGAAATTAATTCTCTAGCCAATGAGATAGAGGTTGATGTAATTACCGAAGAAATTAAGCAATTACTAAATGGTATAGAAGAAGGTGCGTTACGAACAAAAGAAATTGTTCTTGGTTTACGTACTTTCTCTCGTTTAGATGAAGATACTTTTAAATACGCTAGTATTAACGAGGGTATAAATTCTACGCTTACAATCCTTAATAATAAAGCAAAAAAGAAAAACGCTATTATTAAAAGTGAGTTACAAGATAAATTACCTGATATAGAATGTTTACCTGGTCGAATTAATCAGGTTTTCATGAATATTATTAATAACGCAATTCAAGCTGTAGATCAAAATACAGGTTTAATTACTATAAAATCTAGTTACTTAGAAGGCGATGAACATATATCAATATCAATTAAAGATAATGGTGTAGGTATGCCGCAGGCAGTAATTGATAAGATATTCGAACCGTTCTTCACTACTAAAGATGTTGGTGAAGGAACTGGTTTAGGACTTTCTATTTCATACGGTATTATTCAGAAACATGGAGGTGAAATTATGGTTGCCAGTAAACCAAAAACCGAACAAAACCCTGAATCTTATACCGAATTTACTATACACCTACCAATTGTAGGCAAAAATGATTTAAAACACGATTATTAGATATATGAGCGATTATCATGTTCCCGTGATGCTTCACGAATGTGTAGAAGGACTAAATATTGATCCTACAAAAGTTTATGTTGATGTCACTTTCGGTGGAGGTGGCCACACAAGAGAAATATTAAAACACCTTACAACAGGTAAGCTTGTTGTATTTGATCAAGATCCTGACGCAAAGAAAAATGCTGATGAGATTAATGATGATCGTTTAATTTTCTGTGCAGCAAATTTTAGA includes:
- a CDS encoding tetratricopeptide repeat protein, producing MYTILSLLIVLNIYSDNNGIGKIAKANARKSTAESAFKAEDYKTAIEEYTYLLDSMSIQDDAAMLDLGHAYFLSEDAENATKRYASIQNSANKKIASIANQQLGVIKAQAKEIKPALAFLKAAMKHDPKNLAARYDYEMLLKQKNEQDQQDQENKDDNKDQKDQDKDKQDKDQEKDQNKEDQEKEDQDQEQQDKQDQQDQQDQQNKDQKGEDQQDQEQQDQEQQDQQKGEQGEETEEEREQREQEQEQQQFNERMEEIKMPASQAQMILDALKNNEVQYFQQKKKKSNKNDRNKPDW
- a CDS encoding sensor histidine kinase: MKLFEQDNNKREKKEHISEATFIPVMTLSVIAITFLVGIWSIKELSDYKTDVEKLEHEFTEKQKSVTINEVENAFKYIKYLENNTENTLKKTLKNRVDEAYHIASNIYERNKGRYSKKQIINLIKDSLYPIRFNSNRGYYFIDHIDGYSVMNVTDPKAEGKRILDYQDARGNFFIKKEFEIAKTKGAGYFEYYWRKPGQTDATQYPKTSYLRYFKELGLILGTGEYMDNVTYDMQLKALERMSAIHFGEDGYLFVNKRGNPLLMGWKFFQEEKKISDKQLRSLPLTTEKGDTTYFQDIPSHLMNKNQTGDFYYYNYKKPTSNEVTKKFSYILYFKEWDWTIGAGVYLDALDDQIAAKRSLLINELTTELFRILSLSTLLIAILWWRLRKVATGITNNIQEFATFFDDASKEHVKINKDRLAYAEFDHLAGLANKMLDDRETDKKKIIEAYHEIQTSEEELRQQSESLLYTNQKLEEAMQEVKAAQVRLINSEKMASLGQLTAGIAHEINNPINFVSSNVQPLKDDIEDLLTLLNSCNDLTKEFESKEAFDKRVSEINSLANEIEVDVITEEIKQLLNGIEEGALRTKEIVLGLRTFSRLDEDTFKYASINEGINSTLTILNNKAKKKNAIIKSELQDKLPDIECLPGRINQVFMNIINNAIQAVDQNTGLITIKSSYLEGDEHISISIKDNGVGMPQAVIDKIFEPFFTTKDVGEGTGLGLSISYGIIQKHGGEIMVASKPKTEQNPESYTEFTIHLPIVGKNDLKHDY
- the rimO gene encoding 30S ribosomal protein S12 methylthiotransferase RimO, which gives rise to MKTKTLKENKVNIITLGCSKNIVDSEVIMTQLKGNGIEVVHEAEDDKFNIVLINTCGFIGHAKTESIETILRYADAKKEGLIDKVYVSGCLSERYKEDLVNEIPEVDAFFGTREVPNLLRALNADYKKELLGERLLTTDKHFGYLKIAEGCDRPCSFCAIPLMRGKHVSTPIEDLVKQAEDMVAKGVKEILLIAQDLTYYGLDIYKKRRLADLLRALSDVEGLEWIRLHYAYPTGFPMDVIDVMKERDNIANYLDIPLQHGSTEMLKRMRRGTSREKQEQLINDIRAEIPNIAIRTTLITGHPGETEEEFEEMLDFVERMRFERVGVFTYSHEEDTHAGDDMEDTIPEDVKQERADEIMQIQEEISAELNQEKVGKVFRVLFDKIEGGYFVGRTEYDSPEVDNEVLVPVEEKNHVRLGDFANVKITSAEPFDLYGEIV